In Dermacentor albipictus isolate Rhodes 1998 colony chromosome 6, USDA_Dalb.pri_finalv2, whole genome shotgun sequence, the following proteins share a genomic window:
- the LOC135897714 gene encoding uncharacterized protein yields MVGYCTVPQCRTYATEPDVSLHTYPRDKRLREAWITILRTGKQPSATARVCSKHFREEDFRYGVGAAMFGWKKRWLLRGAIPSRNLPVRPLDRPLRPQRPQNRLQIQDRPLAKTFRKDDPVTLAVDPQASTSSPPIHTDEEQDSSETCSQAIPSEVLKVTTDIGVQVHTLDAVRSQPLSIAAIQDEKALNVLTGLPCFQLFYNLCDLYTDCRLLSHAKGFRISNEDAVLLTFMKLQHNLTFSVLGVLFGVHRTTAADIFKASVTVLAAILREAVYWPTKEAVVDNMTVYFKDYTTVRAVLDCTEIPLQRPKDMESQLLTYSWYKGTYTAKILVCETPGGHISYVSNAYGGRASDSFITKECRVLEKFLPSIDSVMVDKGFLIDKLCLEHHIKMVRPPFLKTKKQLSKDDAERNQSIAAARVHVERAIQRMKAFKILGGNVGIELFPFIDDIVQIIAGIVNLCKPIFSDDKFLN; encoded by the exons atggtaggctactgcacggtgccgcagtgccggacgtacgcaacggagcccgatgTCAGCCTTCACACATACCCACGGGACAAGAGGCTTCGTGAAGCTTGGATCACGATACTaagaaccggcaagcagccatcggctacagctcgtgtgtgcagcaagcacttccgcgaggaagattttcgctacggcgtcggggctgcgatgttcg GCTGGAAAAAGCGCTGGCTTTTACGAGGTGCGATACCATCTCGGAACCTTCCGGTGCGACCTCTTGATCGTCCGCTCCGTCCTCAGCGTCCGCAAAATCGACTGCAGATAC AGGACAGACCTCTGGCCAAGACCTTCCGTAAAGATGACCCTGTAACACTGGCTGTTGACCCCCAGGCCAGCACCAGCTCCCCCCCCATTCACACTGATGAAGAACAAGATTCCAGTGAAACCTGCAGCCAAG CCATACCTTCCGAGGTCCTTAAAGTTACGACTGACATTGGTGTCCAAGTGCACACCCTTGACGCAGTGCGGAGCCAGCCACTAAGCATTGCTGCGATCCAAGATGAAAAAGCCCTCAATGTTCTTACTGGtctgccctgcttccagcttttcTACAACTTGTGTGACCTATACACAGATTGTAGACTACTTTCACATGCAAAGGGATTTCGCATCTCAAATGAAGACGCTGTGCTGCTCACGTTTATGAAGTTGCAGCACAACCTGACATTTTCAGTGTTAGGTGTACTCTTTGGTGTTCATAGAACCACTGCAGCCGACATCTTTAAAGCAAGTGTGACAGTCCTTGCAGCAATATTGCGAGAGGCAGTCTATTGGCCAACAAAAGAAGCTGTCGTTGACAATATGACTGTGTACTTTAAAGATTACACCACTGTACGCGCAGTACTTGACTGTACTGAGATACCATTGCAGAGGCCCAAGGACATGGAGTCTCAATTGCTGACCTACAGTTGGTATAAAGGTACATACACAGCTAAAATTCTTGTCTGTGAGACACCAGGAGGACATATCAGCTATGTCAGCAATGCCTATGGGGGAAGGGCATCCGATTCCTTCATAACTAAGGAATGTAGAGTGTTGGAGAAGTTTCTACCTTCTATAGACAGTGTTATGGTAGATAAGGGTTTTCTGATTGACAAATTATGCCTTGAACACCACATTAAAATGGTGCGTCCACCTTTTTTGAAGACCAAAAAGCAGCTTTCAAAAGATGATGCTGAAAGAAATCAAAGCATTGCTGCAGCACGAGTTCACGTGGAGAGGGCAATCCAGCGAATGAAAGCATTCAAGATTTTGGGAGGAAATGTAGGAATAGAACTTTTTCCTTTTATTGATGACATTGTGCAGATCATCGCTGGAATTGTGAACCTTTGTAAGCCAATTTTCAGTGATGACAAGTTTTTAAATTAG
- the LOC139061406 gene encoding uncharacterized protein, whose product MESPEPASCVKVNLPLSSITTFIDQSFTTSRLLLEGEAVYESKHVVACNVKEKKYATITFAGLVLQTSALNKDPHELEISVKDREVIAATCSCKAGLHKCKHMVALLLHINARDTFDILSSTDLPQLWGKELKAGVKDKYVPRKIVDLPCSKKAKSDHVKLPTEDTLNRLLHSLPYSSTAFRHSESRNPTHPADVASSSSSSGKQDCRAADAANTTPMPNEHSACGEILEHNKEESCVARPPALTEAVIKAVEAGALSTETFIYNCSRHSHNQTFRQSRI is encoded by the exons atggaatcTCCCGagccggcttcttgcgtgaaag tgaacttgccgtTATCGAGCATCACCACGTTCATAGACCAAAGCTTCACGACTTCGCGACTGCTGTTGGAAGGAGAAGCAGTCTACGAATCGAAACATGTGGTAGCATGCAATGTGAAGGAGAAGAAATATGCCACAATAACGTTTGCTGGGCTTGTTCTCCAAACGTCGGCACTAAACAAGGACCCGCATGAGCTGGAAATATCCGTGAAAGACAGAGAAGTTATTGCAGCAACTTGCAGCTGCAAAGCAGG GTTGCACAAATGCAAGCACATGGTTGCACTCCTCCTGCACATTAATGCAAGGGACACCTTTGACATCCTGTCTTCCACTGATCTTCCTCAGCTGTGGGGCAAAGAGCTCAAGGCAGGTGTCAAAGATAAATATGTGCCAAGGAAGATTGTGGATCTTCCTTGTTCaaaaaag GCGAAGAGCGACCACGTGAAGCTTCCCACTGAGGACACCTTAAACAGGCTGCTGCATTCTTTGCCCTACAGTTCTACAGCATTCAGGCACAGTGAAAGCA GAAACCCCACGCATCCAGCAGATGTAGCCAGCAGTTCATCTTCAAGTGGCAAACAAGACTGCAGAGCTGCAGATGCAGCAAATACAACCCCAATGCCAAATGAACACAGTGCATGTGGAGAAATATTGGAGCACAATAAGGAAGAGTCTTGCGTAGCAAGGCCACCAGCACTGACAGAAGCCGTCATCAAAGCAGTAGAAGCGGGGGCACTTTCAACAGAAACATTTATATACAATTGCAGCAGACATTCACACAATCAAACATTCAGACAATCACGCATTTGA